The following proteins are encoded in a genomic region of Opitutus sp.:
- a CDS encoding transposase translates to MTSSIRARCTGLTEWTALDENYAVGEIWLKLHGWTVTRRFVVLREREREDKSAVGRRLIEVPGYTFRIFVTNRCESAEIIWRDYNGRACIEQRIEELKNDLAADGFCVREFFGTESAFLGVLYAFNLLSLYQRQVTPEKPYRQPATLRSQVFVAGAILGLAGKQIAVKLSQAWGGLSKHKPLIDAALQWRPPTPPKLDSDPLSPCVMTACT, encoded by the coding sequence ATGACGTCCTCGATCAGGGCACGTTGCACCGGGCTGACCGAATGGACCGCACTCGACGAGAACTATGCGGTCGGCGAGATTTGGTTAAAACTGCACGGATGGACCGTGACGCGACGCTTCGTGGTGCTGCGCGAGCGCGAGCGTGAGGACAAATCGGCGGTCGGCCGTAGGCTCATCGAGGTGCCCGGCTACACCTTCCGCATCTTCGTCACCAATCGCTGCGAATCCGCCGAGATCATCTGGCGCGACTACAACGGGCGGGCCTGCATCGAGCAGCGTATCGAGGAACTCAAAAACGATCTGGCGGCCGACGGCTTTTGTGTGCGCGAGTTTTTCGGCACCGAATCCGCCTTCCTCGGCGTACTCTACGCCTTCAACCTGCTCAGTCTTTACCAGCGTCAAGTCACGCCCGAAAAGCCCTACCGCCAACCTGCCACCCTGCGCAGCCAGGTCTTCGTCGCCGGTGCGATCCTCGGGCTCGCCGGCAAACAAATCGCCGTCAAACTGTCGCAAGCCTGGGGTGGCCTTTCAAAACACAAGCCCCTCATTGATGCCGCCTTGCAGTGGCGTCCGCCAACTCCGCCGAAGTTGGATTCCGACCCTCTATCGCCCTGCGTTATGACTGCCTGCACTTAG
- the hemB gene encoding porphobilinogen synthase has protein sequence MATFQLDLTHRPRRLRRNATVRSLVEETTLRPADFIAPLFVVEGNGAPEPITSMTGVFRYNIVDLVNECRELASLGVPAVALFPKLDKSFKDDVGTSALSPDALILRAVRAVKQAVPEMVVMTDIALDPYTTHGHDGVLTADGRDVANDATVEILVKMAVLHAQAGVDFVAPSDMMDGRIGAIRHALDAAGCTQTAIMAYSAKFASAYYGPFRDAVGSASAAGTHLLDKRTYQLNPANRREALAEIALDEAEGADVLMVKPAGAYLDIIREVRDATRKPVAAYQVSGEYAQIQAAAQLGWLDLPRTRHESLLAIKRAGADMILTYFAKEMAAVLR, from the coding sequence ATGGCCACTTTCCAGCTCGACCTCACCCACCGTCCCCGTCGTCTCCGCCGCAACGCCACCGTGCGTTCCCTCGTCGAGGAAACCACCCTGCGTCCGGCCGATTTCATCGCCCCGTTGTTTGTGGTCGAGGGCAACGGCGCCCCCGAGCCGATCACCTCAATGACCGGGGTGTTTCGCTACAACATCGTCGATCTGGTCAACGAATGCCGTGAACTGGCCTCACTCGGGGTGCCGGCGGTGGCCCTGTTTCCCAAGCTGGATAAATCTTTTAAGGACGATGTCGGCACCTCTGCGCTCTCGCCCGACGCGCTGATCCTGCGGGCGGTGCGTGCAGTCAAACAGGCCGTTCCTGAGATGGTGGTCATGACCGATATCGCCCTCGATCCCTACACCACGCACGGCCATGACGGCGTGCTCACTGCCGACGGCCGCGACGTGGCCAACGACGCCACTGTGGAGATTTTAGTGAAAATGGCGGTGCTGCACGCCCAGGCCGGCGTGGATTTTGTGGCGCCCTCCGACATGATGGACGGACGCATTGGGGCGATCCGCCACGCGCTGGATGCGGCCGGCTGTACGCAGACGGCGATCATGGCCTATTCGGCGAAATTCGCCTCGGCGTACTATGGGCCGTTCCGCGACGCCGTGGGCAGCGCCTCGGCCGCTGGTACGCATCTTTTAGATAAACGCACCTATCAGCTCAATCCCGCCAATCGCCGCGAAGCCTTGGCCGAAATCGCCCTCGATGAAGCCGAGGGCGCGGACGTGCTCATGGTGAAGCCCGCCGGGGCTTATCTGGACATTATCCGCGAGGTCCGCGATGCGACGCGCAAGCCGGTGGCCGCCTACCAAGTGTCGGGCGAATACGCGCAGATCCAAGCCGCTGCGCAACTGGGGTGGCTGGACCTGCCGCGCACCCGCCACGAGTCGCTTTTGGCGATCAAACGCGCGGGGGCTGACATGATTTTAACCTATTTCGCCAAGGAAATGGCGGCGGTGCTGCGGTAG
- a CDS encoding SET domain-containing protein-lysine N-methyltransferase translates to MSKKKTAPAAPAAPARAKKKGATAKPAAPVRAATTSEWAHVWQSPIHGQGIRASRDIPSGTRIMEYEGERITKAESERRDAARAAREAEGGDGCVYIFEINKRHDLDGHMEWNTARLINHSCEPNCQSEKVRGRIWISARRDIAAGEELSFDYGFDVENWRQHPCRCGSPKCVGYIVAKSHRWRLRKRLAKLRRTTAKK, encoded by the coding sequence ATGAGCAAAAAAAAAACCGCCCCTGCCGCGCCCGCCGCCCCCGCACGCGCTAAAAAGAAAGGCGCCACAGCCAAACCGGCCGCCCCGGTTCGCGCCGCAACGACCTCGGAATGGGCACACGTATGGCAGTCGCCGATACACGGTCAGGGCATTCGGGCCAGCCGCGATATCCCGTCCGGCACGCGCATCATGGAGTATGAGGGCGAACGCATCACCAAGGCCGAATCCGAGCGGCGCGATGCCGCACGCGCGGCCCGCGAAGCCGAGGGCGGCGATGGGTGCGTTTATATTTTCGAGATCAATAAACGCCACGACCTCGACGGCCACATGGAGTGGAACACCGCACGCCTGATCAACCACTCCTGCGAGCCCAATTGCCAAAGCGAAAAAGTCCGCGGGCGCATCTGGATTTCCGCGCGCCGCGACATTGCCGCCGGCGAGGAACTCTCCTTCGACTACGGCTTCGACGTGGAAAACTGGCGGCAGCACCCCTGCCGGTGCGGTTCTCCCAAGTGCGTGGGCTACATCGTGGCCAAAAGCCACCGCTGGCGCCTGCGCAAGCGCTTGGCCAAGCTGCGCCGCACCACCGCGAAGAAATAA
- the xth gene encoding exodeoxyribonuclease III has product MKIVSWNVNGLRAVLQKGFLDQLSPERADIVCLQETKCHPGDVQHIEWPAGYSVFWNSAVKKGYSGTAIFTRHAPLAVSYGIGIEEHDQEGRVITAEFADFHLVNVYFPNAQNELARLPYRQRWDRDFLAHLRTLEKTKPVIVCGDLNVAHEPIDLARPKENVGNPGFSDEERDGFRACLTAGFIDTFRFFEKGPGHYSWWTYRAGARPRNIGWRIDYFLASAALQPRLKRAWISPEVMGSDHCPVGLELTT; this is encoded by the coding sequence ATGAAAATCGTCTCCTGGAACGTGAACGGCCTGCGAGCCGTGCTGCAAAAGGGCTTTCTCGACCAACTTAGCCCCGAGCGCGCCGACATCGTCTGCCTGCAAGAAACCAAGTGCCACCCCGGCGACGTGCAACACATCGAGTGGCCCGCGGGCTATTCGGTGTTTTGGAACAGCGCGGTGAAAAAAGGCTACAGCGGCACGGCGATTTTCACCCGCCACGCCCCGCTCGCCGTCTCCTATGGCATCGGCATCGAGGAACACGACCAGGAGGGCCGCGTAATCACCGCGGAGTTCGCCGACTTCCATCTGGTCAACGTCTACTTTCCCAACGCCCAAAACGAGCTCGCGCGCCTGCCGTATCGCCAGCGCTGGGACCGCGACTTCCTTGCCCACCTGCGCACCCTGGAAAAAACCAAACCGGTGATCGTCTGCGGTGACCTCAACGTCGCCCACGAACCCATCGACCTGGCCCGCCCCAAGGAAAACGTCGGCAACCCCGGCTTCAGCGACGAGGAGCGCGACGGGTTTCGCGCCTGCCTCACAGCCGGCTTCATCGACACCTTCCGTTTTTTTGAAAAGGGCCCCGGCCACTACTCGTGGTGGACGTACCGCGCCGGAGCCCGGCCGCGCAATATCGGCTGGCGCATCGACTACTTCCTAGCCTCCGCCGCTCTGCAACCACGCCTCAAACGCGCCTGGATCTCCCCTGAAGTCATGGGCAGCGACCATTGCCCCGTGGGCCTGGAACTCACGACATGA
- the lgt gene encoding prolipoprotein diacylglyceryl transferase, protein MFLAYWVHNLSPFVVQFTDTIGIRYYGLAYMLGFVGGGLLLHAYARAGRSRLPSALVPDFIIALVIGVMVGGRLGSFLLYEGWRSLGTDPLALFKIWQGGMASHGGFIGVAVAIAWFAHRQRIPFFHLADLIASVTGLGLLLGRIANFINGELWGKPTEVPWAVIFPDSDHSGLPLALIPPRHPSQLYEAALEGALLLALMQWRFWRTDVAARQPGRMAGEFLVVYAGVRMIGELFREPDAGISPILGLSRGSFYSIFLIGSGVLMIWRSARKPA, encoded by the coding sequence ATGTTCCTCGCCTACTGGGTCCACAACCTGAGTCCGTTCGTTGTTCAATTCACCGATACCATCGGCATCCGTTATTACGGTTTGGCGTACATGCTGGGCTTTGTCGGGGGAGGCCTTCTGCTGCACGCCTATGCCCGCGCCGGGCGATCCCGGCTGCCCTCGGCGCTGGTGCCCGACTTCATCATCGCGCTGGTCATCGGCGTGATGGTCGGAGGCCGGCTGGGCTCTTTTTTGCTTTATGAGGGCTGGCGCTCGCTGGGAACCGACCCACTTGCCCTGTTTAAAATCTGGCAAGGCGGCATGGCCAGCCATGGCGGCTTCATCGGAGTAGCCGTGGCGATCGCGTGGTTCGCCCACCGCCAGCGCATTCCTTTTTTCCACCTGGCCGATCTGATCGCCTCAGTCACAGGCCTCGGGCTGCTGCTGGGGCGCATTGCTAATTTCATCAACGGCGAACTCTGGGGGAAACCCACCGAAGTGCCCTGGGCGGTGATTTTCCCCGACAGCGACCACAGTGGACTGCCGCTGGCTCTGATCCCGCCACGCCATCCCTCGCAGCTGTACGAAGCGGCATTGGAGGGCGCACTGTTGCTTGCGTTGATGCAATGGCGCTTCTGGCGCACCGATGTAGCCGCCCGCCAACCAGGGCGCATGGCCGGTGAATTCCTCGTCGTTTACGCCGGAGTGCGAATGATCGGGGAGCTTTTCCGCGAGCCCGACGCCGGCATTTCGCCCATTCTTGGGCTGAGCCGGGGCTCGTTTTATTCGATTTTCCTAATCGGCAGCGGGGTGCTGATGATCTGGCGCAGCGCGCGTAAACCTGCGTGA
- a CDS encoding transposase → MFAYPSGGARRRVSPGLGLDGVLREGKQEGARKGYNPKRKGRASHHPLLAVLAEAQFILHGWLRSGNCGSARGVVAFLQEALALAPAGLKIACVRADSGFCENGFLSFLEEKSCPTSLSPA, encoded by the coding sequence GTGTTTGCTTACCCTAGTGGTGGTGCCCGCAGGCGGGTTTCACCTGGACTTGGACTCGACGGTGTTTTGCGGGAGGGCAAGCAGGAGGGCGCGCGCAAGGGCTACAATCCGAAGCGCAAGGGCCGCGCGAGTCACCACCCGCTGCTGGCGGTGTTGGCCGAGGCGCAGTTTATTCTACATGGCTGGTTGCGCAGCGGTAATTGCGGCTCGGCGCGCGGGGTCGTCGCGTTTTTACAGGAGGCCTTAGCGCTGGCACCGGCGGGATTAAAAATCGCCTGCGTTCGCGCCGATAGTGGTTTTTGCGAGAACGGGTTTCTCTCTTTTTTGGAGGAAAAAAGCTGCCCTACATCGTTGTCGCCCGCATGA
- a CDS encoding CinA family protein: protein MPTALARELKTLCLSHQPALRLAVAESLTGGRVQAAITAVPGASGFFLGGITAYSIDQKVKLLGVKRAAATPVNGVSAAVATQMAQGAVRLFGADMAVATTGYAEPAKAQGVAEAFAYWAIAHRVSARRWRVVTGRVVCAGLNRISVQSAVAETVLAEWVAYLKTLKK from the coding sequence ATGCCCACAGCCCTCGCCCGGGAACTCAAAACCCTCTGCTTAAGCCACCAGCCGGCCCTGCGCCTTGCCGTGGCCGAGAGCCTGACCGGTGGCCGCGTCCAGGCCGCGATTACCGCCGTGCCGGGCGCGTCCGGCTTTTTTCTCGGTGGCATCACCGCCTACAGCATCGACCAAAAGGTTAAACTCCTCGGGGTAAAACGCGCGGCCGCGACCCCGGTTAACGGCGTGTCGGCCGCCGTCGCCACGCAGATGGCGCAAGGGGCGGTTCGCTTATTCGGGGCCGACATGGCGGTGGCCACCACCGGCTACGCCGAACCGGCGAAGGCGCAGGGGGTGGCCGAGGCGTTTGCCTATTGGGCGATCGCCCACCGCGTGAGCGCGCGCCGCTGGCGGGTGGTGACGGGGCGAGTGGTGTGCGCCGGCCTTAACCGCATCTCCGTGCAAAGCGCAGTCGCCGAAACCGTGCTCGCCGAGTGGGTCGCCTACCTAAAAACGCTGAAAAAGTAG
- the ltrA gene encoding group II intron reverse transcriptase/maturase, with the protein MSSVTETTDESSRYLNGEACKDRKRQSRKDVGPKSLISDQHVGGVSGGGGVGKVVRLSGETCGGGASCDASTTGTSAAKPRKAGRAVAGVGDLHSSDDLADIKTAGERREGTCSHASQSGKGPDDGWGDELWIKTSPKVRKLQRVLYRKAKAEPHWRFYSLYGELYRQDILSDALDQVIANDGVPGVDGFEVETLAKNEAYRAAWLLALAEEMRTKTYRPSPVLRVYIWKDQARTKRRALGIPTVKDRVVQSAAVIVLQPILEADFHDHSYAYRPKRRTHQAMDKVKEAMLSGKVEVVDADLSSYFDMIPHRELLQLVAKRVSDGSVLRLIKTWLRAPIVEEDRDTGCRKVLPNRCGTPQGGVISPLLANLYLNDLDHAVNEKCEQKPTMVRYADDLLILCKPGQGAGLQTRLKRWLEARKLKLNEEKTRLVDTRKEGFEFLGFSVAWRQGMKSKRRYPHVEPSAKSLAKLRDKVRMELDVRTRNQPAVAVVRKVNQITRGWATAFHYGNSTHVFSNQQAFVRNRLRRWLWRKYSRTHGLFEFFTDDRLHGQYKLWHWPLTAAWKQ; encoded by the coding sequence ATGAGCTCCGTTACCGAAACAACCGACGAGTCCAGCCGCTACCTGAACGGTGAAGCCTGCAAGGATCGGAAAAGGCAGTCTCGCAAAGACGTAGGACCTAAATCGTTGATTTCCGATCAACACGTCGGCGGAGTCAGCGGGGGCGGCGGGGTGGGAAAGGTCGTTAGGTTAAGTGGTGAGACCTGCGGCGGTGGGGCGTCTTGCGATGCCTCAACCACCGGCACAAGCGCGGCAAAACCTCGTAAGGCCGGACGGGCCGTGGCAGGAGTCGGAGACCTCCATAGTAGTGATGATCTAGCGGACATTAAAACCGCCGGGGAGCGAAGGGAGGGCACTTGTTCCCACGCATCACAGAGCGGCAAAGGACCCGACGATGGCTGGGGTGATGAACTCTGGATAAAAACGTCACCGAAGGTTCGGAAGCTGCAACGTGTGCTATATCGGAAAGCAAAAGCGGAGCCGCATTGGCGGTTCTATAGTTTGTATGGAGAGCTGTATCGGCAGGACATTCTGTCGGATGCGCTCGATCAGGTGATCGCCAATGACGGCGTGCCGGGAGTGGACGGGTTCGAGGTGGAAACGCTCGCAAAGAACGAAGCCTATCGGGCGGCATGGCTGCTTGCGCTGGCGGAGGAAATGCGAACGAAAACCTACCGACCCAGTCCGGTCCTGCGCGTCTATATATGGAAGGATCAGGCCAGGACCAAACGTCGTGCGCTGGGCATCCCTACGGTGAAAGACCGGGTGGTGCAAAGCGCGGCGGTGATCGTGTTGCAGCCAATCCTAGAGGCGGACTTCCATGACCATTCCTACGCCTACCGGCCGAAACGTCGGACCCATCAGGCGATGGATAAGGTCAAGGAAGCCATGCTGAGCGGAAAGGTGGAGGTGGTGGACGCGGATTTATCGAGCTACTTCGATATGATCCCGCACCGCGAACTCCTGCAATTGGTGGCCAAACGGGTGAGCGATGGGAGCGTGTTGCGTTTAATAAAAACGTGGCTGCGCGCACCCATCGTGGAAGAGGACCGGGATACGGGGTGCCGCAAGGTGCTCCCGAACCGGTGTGGCACGCCGCAAGGCGGAGTCATCTCGCCACTACTGGCGAACCTCTACCTCAACGACCTCGATCATGCGGTGAATGAGAAGTGCGAACAAAAGCCGACGATGGTGCGTTACGCCGACGACCTCCTGATCCTGTGCAAACCGGGTCAAGGGGCGGGGCTGCAAACGCGACTGAAACGGTGGCTGGAGGCACGTAAGTTAAAGCTCAACGAAGAGAAAACCCGACTGGTGGATACACGAAAGGAAGGCTTTGAGTTCCTCGGTTTTTCCGTCGCATGGCGGCAAGGCATGAAGAGCAAACGAAGATATCCGCACGTGGAACCCAGTGCGAAAAGTCTGGCCAAGTTACGCGACAAAGTGCGGATGGAGCTAGATGTGCGAACGCGCAACCAACCGGCGGTGGCGGTGGTCCGCAAGGTCAACCAAATCACTCGCGGTTGGGCGACGGCGTTTCATTACGGCAACAGCACGCACGTGTTTAGTAACCAGCAGGCTTTTGTGCGCAACCGGTTGCGGCGGTGGCTGTGGCGAAAGTATAGCCGCACCCACGGACTCTTCGAGTTCTTCACCGACGACCGTTTGCATGGTCAATACAAACTATGGCACTGGCCGCTTACGGCGGCTTGGAAGCAATGA